From a single Fulvivirga ulvae genomic region:
- a CDS encoding KTSC domain-containing protein, translating to MKRIPVNSSAIVSIGYDVSKELLEVEFVDHGGIYQYYDVVKAEYEELMRAGSIGAYFNQYIKFQHEEYKVD from the coding sequence ATGAAAAGGATACCGGTTAATTCCAGTGCTATTGTCTCTATTGGCTACGATGTATCAAAAGAACTGCTTGAAGTAGAATTTGTTGATCACGGTGGCATTTACCAATATTATGATGTAGTTAAAGCTGAGTATGAAGAACTGATGCGGGCCGGCTCCATAGGGGCGTACTTTAATCAATACATTAAATTTCAGCACGAGGAATATAAGGTGGACTGA
- a CDS encoding DNA-3-methyladenine glycosylase family protein, with the protein MHIQIPIPEHFSYKECLWYLDRGFDECLYTIKNERIYKAVSINGQKALLEISAVPNALQISKLTTGAMPELAIVDYVNSWFDLERDLSGFYALAANDPLLNQLMPKYTGLRLIGINDLFEALCWSVIGQQINLKFAYKLKRALVERFGSYEDFEGDRYFYFPSPEELSTATKEDLLSIQFSRQKADYILKLAEVFAENKICKSELQQLSLSEAVVQLSTLHGIGAWTANYVAMRCLRFMDAFPMGDAGLQNAIRSLWGQKEKPTMVQLQLLSRQWSGWQAYATLFLWRSLSEKTDTI; encoded by the coding sequence ATGCACATACAAATCCCCATCCCCGAACATTTTAGCTACAAGGAGTGCCTTTGGTACCTGGACAGGGGCTTTGATGAATGCCTTTACACCATTAAAAACGAAAGGATATATAAAGCTGTTTCCATTAATGGCCAAAAGGCTTTACTCGAAATCTCAGCTGTTCCAAATGCCCTGCAAATCAGCAAATTGACCACTGGCGCTATGCCAGAACTTGCCATTGTTGATTATGTAAACTCCTGGTTTGATCTGGAAAGGGACCTGAGCGGATTTTATGCCTTGGCTGCTAATGATCCGTTGCTCAACCAGCTAATGCCAAAATATACTGGCCTCAGGCTGATAGGAATTAATGACCTTTTTGAGGCACTTTGCTGGTCGGTGATTGGTCAGCAGATCAACCTTAAGTTTGCCTACAAACTTAAAAGGGCTTTGGTTGAGCGATTTGGTAGTTATGAGGATTTTGAAGGGGACCGGTATTTTTATTTTCCCTCACCGGAAGAGTTGTCCACAGCCACCAAAGAAGATCTTCTGAGTATACAGTTTTCGAGGCAAAAGGCAGATTATATATTAAAGCTGGCAGAGGTTTTTGCAGAAAACAAAATTTGCAAAAGCGAACTTCAACAGCTTAGCCTTAGTGAGGCTGTGGTGCAGCTATCCACACTGCACGGCATAGGTGCATGGACGGCCAATTACGTGGCTATGCGATGCCTCAGATTTATGGATGCTTTTCCTATGGGAGATGCCGGATTACAAAATGCAATCCGCAGCCTGTGGGGTCAGAAGGAAAAACCTACCATGGTACAGCTTCAACTGCTTTCCAGGCAATGGTCGGGCTGGCAGGCGTATGCTACACTGTTTTTATGGAGATCGTTAAGCGAAAAAACAGATACAATTTGA
- a CDS encoding TonB-dependent receptor — protein MISVRTNFKFWKLNLNINGIYHGDIREVPDQSGYVVLNTRLHVKFDDLTFFGSVNNLTDELYRTPTTLSDVGVVNRGRLLSFGLKINL, from the coding sequence ATGATTTCTGTCAGGACTAATTTTAAATTCTGGAAGTTAAACCTAAACATCAATGGAATATATCATGGGGATATCAGGGAGGTGCCTGACCAGTCAGGGTATGTGGTGCTCAATACCAGGCTGCACGTTAAGTTTGATGACCTCACTTTTTTCGGAAGTGTGAATAACCTGACGGATGAACTTTACAGAACACCAACCACCCTTTCTGATGTAGGTGTGGTAAATCGTGGCCGTTTATTGTCCTTTGGTCTAAAGATTAATTTATAA
- a CDS encoding TonB-dependent receptor plug domain-containing protein, producing MRIRRYAYLLSSLMFLSLGTVSQAQEEDLDQYFEMSLDELINLEISVASKTAEAYINSPSSVYVFTATEIERMGVRSVEELLNYVPGYFTGLDIEQGKAYRIGARGRSTALSESVLFLVNGNRLNDLYTGGVSIINRLIPVANIKQIEVIRGSGSSLYGSNAFLGVVNIVTKENVNDIQLSYGNLHSVSVAGNFSKSYENIDINAFVKGFSNDGYEFDDFTDLVGRTSDMTDQERGFDAMLGVNYKGLRVEMRHHEREFKGFYGLGGVADFNNSEESFQTMINLSYRLAISEKLKLNFKVGRRVETWKTKAVIFPAGYDGWTEDFFAGPFMKSSANNLNVDAAYLLADKNELLTGLSYEQGGISKAVSLTTHDYVEFNYFGGIREYELPFNNTDDRRHVWGFFVQDKHSFNDQLKLTFGARLDSYSDFGTSLNPRGAIIYNTPWKGILKLMYGQAFRAPNYLELYDQNNPVDYGNTTLDAEEIKTMEVAYTQNFTILSATATYFHNTIENLIFLDPDAPPVRAENNPLLAPTFYNLPGNINTSGVEVGVTYRPSEKFTFTCTFSELMGACYIHARENDFCQD from the coding sequence ATGCGAATCAGACGTTACGCTTATCTTTTAAGTTCATTGATGTTTTTGTCCTTAGGTACTGTATCTCAGGCTCAGGAAGAGGATTTGGATCAATATTTTGAAATGTCACTGGATGAGCTGATAAACCTTGAGATTTCGGTTGCTTCCAAAACTGCAGAAGCCTACATCAATTCACCCTCCTCAGTTTATGTGTTTACTGCTACGGAAATTGAACGCATGGGTGTAAGGTCGGTGGAAGAATTGCTTAATTATGTTCCCGGCTATTTTACCGGTTTGGATATTGAACAAGGCAAAGCCTACCGTATAGGTGCACGAGGCAGAAGCACGGCATTATCAGAGTCGGTTTTATTTCTGGTCAATGGAAACCGGCTCAACGATCTTTATACCGGGGGAGTTTCCATTATCAACAGACTGATCCCTGTTGCAAATATTAAGCAAATAGAAGTGATCCGGGGGTCGGGATCTTCACTGTACGGTTCAAATGCCTTTTTGGGCGTTGTAAATATTGTCACCAAGGAAAATGTTAATGATATTCAACTTTCCTATGGCAACCTTCACAGTGTCTCCGTAGCCGGCAACTTTTCCAAGTCTTATGAAAACATAGATATAAATGCTTTTGTAAAAGGCTTTTCAAACGACGGCTATGAGTTTGATGATTTTACTGATCTCGTAGGCAGAACCTCAGACATGACAGATCAGGAACGTGGTTTTGATGCCATGCTCGGGGTCAATTATAAAGGTTTGAGGGTAGAGATGCGGCACCATGAGAGAGAGTTCAAGGGTTTTTACGGCCTGGGTGGTGTTGCTGACTTTAATAATTCCGAAGAGTCATTTCAAACCATGATCAACCTTTCTTACAGGCTGGCGATAAGCGAAAAACTAAAGCTCAATTTCAAAGTTGGCCGCAGAGTCGAGACTTGGAAGACCAAGGCTGTTATATTTCCGGCCGGATACGATGGCTGGACAGAAGACTTTTTTGCCGGGCCTTTTATGAAGAGTTCGGCCAATAACCTAAATGTGGATGCTGCATATTTGCTGGCAGACAAAAACGAACTGCTTACCGGCCTGTCTTACGAGCAGGGGGGAATTTCCAAGGCCGTATCACTTACCACCCATGATTATGTGGAATTTAATTACTTTGGAGGTATCAGGGAGTATGAACTGCCTTTTAACAATACAGATGACCGGCGGCATGTATGGGGTTTTTTTGTTCAGGATAAACATTCCTTCAATGATCAATTAAAATTAACTTTTGGTGCTCGCCTCGATAGCTACAGCGACTTTGGTACAAGCCTTAATCCTCGGGGAGCGATCATTTACAATACACCCTGGAAGGGAATATTGAAGCTGATGTACGGCCAGGCTTTCAGGGCTCCAAACTATCTTGAGCTTTATGATCAGAACAACCCGGTCGACTATGGCAATACAACACTCGACGCAGAAGAGATAAAGACCATGGAAGTGGCCTACACGCAGAACTTTACCATACTTTCAGCTACAGCCACCTACTTCCACAATACTATCGAGAACCTCATCTTTCTTGACCCGGATGCACCCCCTGTACGAGCGGAAAATAACCCGCTGCTCGCACCCACTTTCTATAATTTGCCAGGAAACATCAATACCTCCGGCGTGGAGGTAGGCGTTACTTACCGGCCTTCTGAAAAATTTACTTTTACTTGCACCTTTAGCGAGCTTATGGGTGCATGTTACATACATGCCCGAGAGAATGATTTCTGTCAGGACTAA